Genomic DNA from Nyctibius grandis isolate bNycGra1 chromosome Z, bNycGra1.pri, whole genome shotgun sequence:
AGGAATGCCGGCAGCTCGTCCAagcctggggagggcagagccccACTTTCGGCAGCACCCACCGTGTTTATCCAAGTGCCAAACCATTTCTGAGCAAGAGCCCCCGGGCTGGTGGCAAGAGCCACCCCCCCGTGACTCCTGTCCCATGGCAGTGGCTCTCCTGAGGGCAGCACCACTGGTAGGCTGCAGCGGCAGCCGGGGTAGGTTTGTTTTCTGAGCCCTgttgaaactgtttttttcagtacagaCAGCGTGGTTTTACAGAAAGACGTTGTCTGCTGTTTCCCTCCTCGTGCAACAAGGTTCTGCACAAAAATACTCACTTTCCACCTAAGCTACAAAACCAGCCGCCACTCCAGCCACAGCCCCACTGCTGAATTCTGCACTTCTCTGCAAATACGGCGCAAAGCTCCTCGACTGCGACAGAAACCCCATGGCCCGAGACCCAGCACGAGCCACCTGGGCTGACTGACAGGCTGTCAGTCCCGAAAACCCACGATCGCTGTCAGGGAGCAGCCCCTGCATCGCACCACATGGCACTGCATCACACAGCATGGCACTGCATCACACCGCATCGCATCACACACCATCGCACCACACCACAGGGATTGCCCTACAACCTCTGCGGCTCCGGCGTGGGCTGGGGTTGCAGGATGGCAGGAGAACGAAGCCGTTTATAATCAGCActgttttctgtggtttggGCTCGGGGGGGACTATTTTTGGCTCCTGCTGACTCATTTGGGAAATGGCTTCCCCTCCCCAAGCCTCACCCTTCACCACTTGGTGCCATCCTTAATTCCTGCGTATAATATGCATAAAGTGAACTTAAAATGACACCCCCCAGCTCAGCTGGGTGGTGGCGGAGGAGACGGGacaggggctgggctggctctCCCTGACTCCCACGGTCCTGTGCGGCTCCCTTCACTTCGTTAATTAGGGTGCCATGTGATGaaccccaaaaaaaccttgTGGAGCACTGCAGGGTCTCCAAGGAAGAGCGGAGCAGTGGTGAGGTATGGGGCATTGTCTGTCTTGGAAGCTGGGGTTCCTCTGTGCATCGCTCATGGAGTGGTCAGGAGTTGATGTGAAGCTCCCTGCTTTCACTCCCACCCCCCAGACAGGGAGTTTGGagcccttctgctgctgaattCATGCTTAAGAATTTGCCTTCAGACTTAAAAAAGCCCTAAATCAACTGGACCCAACCTTATGCTCTTGAAGGCTGAAAACAGGGGAATATTGGAGTTGACTCCCTGGGGACCggggctgtgccatgctgtgctcACCGTGGCACCTCCTCAGCTCACCTAGCCTTGTCCCAGCAGTTCCCGTGGCCACCGAGCCTTCCCACGGGCACACACGCCACTGCTCCCACTCCCAAAATCTCTCCAGCTTTGCACGGCAGCGCAGCTCTGCTCTACCAGGGTCACTGCAGCATCTGCCCACACATCTCCAAGCAGCTTTTGCCGTGCTCCTGGCACTTACACACCACGTACTCCAAACAGCTCTCACATctctcagagcagagctgcaggttgGCCCTGGCGTGCCCAGCTGGGGAAGCCAGACGTGCCGGGGTCGATGCATAGCCAGGGAGCAGGGATATACCCACGCAGAGGTTTATTAAAGCTGAACGCTGCCATAGAAATGCCATTTAAGAATTTCTTTGCCATAAACTTAATACCCAACTGTAAAAAATGTGTAACAAAAGTTGATATCACTCCAGGAAAAAGTATAATAAGGAGGATGGGAAgggactttttctttttccaccatGCAGAAGGAATGTGGATACGGtctataaaattaatttcctctttcTAACTAAACAGCACCTTCTGAGCAACTCACTCAGATAAATAGCAACATTCATTATTCTctgcactaaaaataaaaaagaggaacTTTTATCACTTGTGTATTCCTGCAATTATCTTGAGAACCCTTTCTTGTTGACAGCCAGGGGTCAAAAGCCGGCCTTGGTTTCACCTGATCTCATTGACTTCTGCGGAGACATTCCAGATTCACGCCAACACAAGAGCCGTCAGAGCCGAGCTCGGGGCACACAATGCTGCCATTCACGTCAGGAAGACGCTCGGCTCATGGAAAATCACTTCTCTTTCTGTAGACGACATCTACacataaaagagaagaaaaggacaacgcatgaaaatgcatttatacaAACAGCATTAATTTCAAATCAAAACGCTCTTCTCTGCATAGGAACTGTGCCCCTGATCAGTGCTTTTCTCCTCGGGAAATGAAATGGGAGACTTGTATGTTTAAGTGTAAATCTAGGCGTGGGGAATGAACTTCTGGTGCTCTTAGAAATTTCCAGCGCACCCTAAAACCTGAGCCACTGGGTTATTCAGGCATTTTACCTGCCTATCACCTTCCTGAACATCCAGTTTGTAATGTCTTCGGATTTTACTCCACGGCAAATGTGCAGCGAGTATCCCCGACCCTGAGGGCgataaaaaaaagttgaatgtCACCATTCAGCATCAGCCATTCAAAcgggagctgctgcagaggggtctgCAGGGCCTACGTCATCGCGTGTACCTACTGAATGGCACAGACCTACAGCGCTTCGCTGCTGCAAATAGCAGTAAAATCTGACTTGATTTTGCAAAGCTTGTAGAAAGCAAAAACAAGTGGCAATATGGCCAAAAGcaaatggatttaaaaatctGCGTGTTTTGGGTGTGCGTTTCCCCGTGGCCTGGGGCCCTGCGGCTGCCCAGGCCTCCCGCAGCACGAAGGCCCGGCGGCTCTCGGCCTCCCCAAGGACACTGCGCTCGCTGTGGTTCACCCTGTGCTGGGACAGTcccctgggagaagaaaaaggagagagggaagagctgGGTAGCGTTCCCCAAGCCTGAAACTGGGACCCGTCCTGCTGGGTGCACAGACCCCCGTCGCACTCTCCCATGAGCCAGAGGCGCCTCGGTGaaacttttaatttcagtatttttgcgTGATTTACAATACAACATTTTAACTCTGTTTTAAAGATGAATCCAGGGATCAGCACAGTCCCTGTGAGCTTTGCTATTaaacatgaagaagaaagaagagataaGCAGCACTCACATTCACACCtcgctctttttttcttatttttttcccccaaggtGTGTGACTCTGGAGGGGAAGCCGTACTTCAACACGCAGAACAAAGCCAAAACACGTTTCTTTTTCGAGCATGAGTTAGGATAAGACTTGAAACTTGTACTGTAactggagggaggggaaaggaggaaagaaagtcTCCTCTGAAAGTTATTCTGCAGCTTTGGCTTAGAGCGTAATAAAGTCATTTTGCCAGCAGTTTTGTAAATGAGCGCAGAGAAAATGGTGTCCCGTTACAGGCGCTCTGGCAAGATAGCTCTTGGCAGGCCCCGCGAACAGCACATTTGCATTGGGACTCTGTTGTTCAGACTTTGTTAATGTTCTTGAGCTTCATTAATTGTcatcacatttattttccccatgttaaaaacattttccacagtGCTGCACCACAACCGAGTCCTGAGCGCGTTTCCCAGGCAGGGACGGCTGAATTTCCCCAATCCCATCCCATTCGTCCCAATTAAGGCCCAGCCTGAAAATCTTGCACTGGTTTGTCTGAACTGGTGAAGCCAAACTGCAACTTAgtttatataagaaaaaaaaaagtcacaaatgTAACTATTTTAAtgactgcatttaaaaaaaaaaaaaaaccactacaTGCAACATATAATTTTGTTGCTATCATAATTAAGAGGTATTTACAAGGGCTCTGCCAACCAGAAAACAGAATGTGTTGCTGTGAAATTCCTACGTGCCGTACAGAACAAAATGAACTTGGTCTAAAACCATGCACAGTCTGACCTCGCAAACCCTCACCCATGTGAGCAGTCTCAATGAAATCCTATGAAATCCTTGGGATTACGGGTGTGGAAATATACTTCTCgaggaagtaaaaaaagataaattaaaaatctcatAGTAAGACAGCGTTTAAGTACAGGGAAAgggagcaaggaaaaaaaacaaccaaatgaaatattaggagaacagagaaaacctggatgaaaatatttcattctgaacAGCCTGTCTCTTTCAAAGCTGTTCTCTGCGTTTCTTTTCAGCCCAGAAACAGGctcaagcagaaagaaaacataacacGTACTtgataaaaagcaatttttaattttatcaaaTTGATCTGTACAAAAGTTAGCATTGCTTAGTCAGAAGCTAGTGAAGAGAACAGATAAGTAACAGCCAACATCTCTCAAactttatacagaaaaatagattgcataaaaatgagttttctgtattttcccccacccccacgTCCCCAAAAggaaatatgcaaaaaaatatttttagaaaaagagtAGGAAACATAGAAAAGGTAAAAAGATGATAAcctctgaaatgtgtttttagaTTTACAAAGTTTTTAAAGGCACAAGTTACCATAAAATAGATGGTTATTATATGCTCAGCATACAATGGAAGAAGTAGAAATATATCAATGAAATATTAGTCTAAAACTAAGTacctaaaaattttttttagtggAGAAGATTTTAGTTTCACAGCTTGATGGATGATATCTGGTCCCTAGAAGccaaaatcaaagcagaagTTGATAATTTCTCATTAAATTACATCTTCTATAAAGTAGTCCTGGTTCTGAAAGTGTACAAAGACTCTGCAATGCCTTAAATCCAATTTTAGCGCCCGAAAGCAGGTAGCCAGAAAAATCACCTGCTCCTTTTTGCAATCGTTTTAGCCTCCCCATTTAATTAGTAACTTTTCCCCCCCTCGTTATTTTACATTCCCGGTTGAGTTTCCCGTTGGGGACCAGGTCTGCGATGGGCAGATTCGTTCAGGCCCTCTCTCAAACACGACTGCTGCAGCggttcaaaacaaaaaaaccccaaacccaacgAAAATCTATAGACTCATAACACCATTTTATTGTATCATCTCCACTATTTTTatgctccctccccaccccatctttaaaatcttttaaaattctacttttttgcacaaaattacttcattaattaaaagacaaaataatacagaacataaatacatatttaacagattttaaaaaaaaaaaacaaaacactttaagcttccaaaaaacaaaacaaaatgttaattaCAGCCAAACCTTGCTTAGAAGAACTCTTgactaaaaaaacaaacacttcagACATTTAATTGGTTGGTCCCACCAGACTCGTTTGTTCCCACGAGATTGTTCCACGGAATAGCCGGGTTTTCGGGTTTCATCCGCGTTGGTCCGAGTGAGTTCTTGCCCTCAAGGTTGGTCCGTTCCTCACATTGCAATAGACCCTTAAAGtctcaaacagcttttttttttttcttcccccccttcccacccccctgcTCCACTTTTGCACTTGTCAACTTCCACGACGAGTAAGTTCAGTTCAGTCCTCACAGAGGAGTCGAATGGTTTTGTCCTTCATTTACTCAAAAGGAATTGCtggtccttttcttttttttttaattatttttctaaattttttttttaattgtattaattaaagaaaaatagagctCTGTCCTTTTGGAGAGTTTTGAAGCAAGGGGACATCCAGTCGCAACGAGCAGAGTTCCCAGTGGCTCAGGAGGCACTTCGGAAACTATCACGGCACTCCCACGCTCTTCGTCTTCATTCCTTCATTAGTGCATATGTCGGGGAAGCCCTCGGGGGCTCCGCGCATCCTTTAAGGCCTCGTCAGGGTTGTATAGACCGGCTGGTCCCAGTTAGCGGTGGGGCTGTGGGCCGGCGGGATGGACAAGCCATTGAGGATGGGCGTCGCGTAGGGACGGCGGGAGGAGTGGAAATAGGGATACTGGTAAATGCTGGAGGGGTAGCCGGGGTAGGGGTTGTAGTAGTTGGAGCTCTGGAGGTCCGTGTAGTCGCACtgggagctggagaaggaggcGGCGGCCGTGGCGGTGGAGGCGGTGGTGGCACACGCCTGGGCACTGTAGGAGCCGTAGTCGGAGTGCGCGGGGGAGCCGTGGGACTGGTCGCTGTAGTGGCTGGGGCTCAGCTGCTCCGTTTTGATGTGCGGCCTTTGCTGGCCCGAGTCGGTGGACGACGGCGACGCCGAGGCCGGGCTTTTGTGAGTCCAGACCTGGTTGGTCCCTCCGGTGCCCGTGGCCGAGTGGGAGTAGGACGCGCCGTAGGAGCCAGCAGCGGCGTTGGGGCCGTGGTCGGCCGGCATGGCGGCGTGGCCGTTGAGCGGCAGGTACTGGTCAAACTCGTGCACGTCGAAGGTCTCCATGTTGTTGATGACCTCGCTGCTCAACTCTGAGATGTCCACGTTGCTGAAGTCGATGTTCTGGCGGCCGCTCTCCACGAGGCGGCGGCCCTCGTGCTTCAGCTCCTGCTTGCTGCCATGGTGGAGGTCGGTTTTGGGGGTGGTGGGTGGGGTGGGTGGCCCGTGGGTCTGGCCTGGGGATGAAGGGACAGTAAGGCTTTAACAAGAGTGCCCGCAAAACAACAGACTCCTTcaagaaggataaaaaaaaaaaaaaatgcacatttctgCCGCTTCTTACTGCAAGAGGGGAAGGGGGATTTAAATCTACAGCCCTGTGTGGAAGGTGGCTGATGTCCCCCTGCGACCATGCCCTCGGCTGGGGTAAACTACCCGTGTGGGTGATGGTTCACAGCGGGGAGAAGCCGGGGAGCACGCTGCGTCCATCAGGATAATCTGGGAGATGGCAGGACACGTCCAGCTGCACAAACCCCCCCTCGCCTGGGAAGCAGAACCAGGGGGTGGATGCGGAGGGACCcgctcagcctctccccacagGCAGCCTGAAGCCAGCCCGGCTGTCCCAGAGGCAGAGAAGCCATCCCGGCAGAGTGGGCCGGGatccccagccaggctgggcgAGAGCGCAGACGCGTCTGAAGCTGCAGGACGTTCGCAATCCTCCTGGAATCTGTCAACACGCACCCCGTGCCAATTCGCAGTGCTGCCGAGAAGCGGGGAGCTTCGGGGGGAAGCCACATCTCCAGGACCCGCTCCCCCAGGCACTCTTCGCTTGGCCAACAGATTATTAACCCTTATCAGCTCACAATTAATCCCCCCTGCTCCCAGGCGAGCTAAGAAACAGGGGTCCCTGCGCTTTGGGGGTTTCCTATTGCACAGTCAGCTCTATAAGCATTTACTAAAGAAAACCGTGGCCATGTTCACAACGTGGTGCAAAACCACAGCTCTTGGGGCAACGACTCCTGCTTTTGGATGGTCCCAATCCCACTGATATTCATCCGGGGAGCACACGAGCCTGTCCCCACCAGCGGGTTCATGTCCCAAACCAACGCGCCCGGGACCCGCAGATTTTTTTGCCCGCGGAGGCCCTTTACCTGTGTGATCGCCGTGGTGGTGGGAATCGGCCATGCCTCCCAGCCCACTGTCCGCTTTGTAGATCTGCGTGCCCGCGTGGTGGTTGAGCTCGGCTCCGGAGTCGGAGTCGCTCTGCCCGGCTTTTACACTTTTTCTCCTCCGTGGCTGGTATTTATAATCCGGGTGATCCTTTTTGTGCTGGACCCTGAGCCGCTCAGCTTCTTCCACAAAGGGACGTTTCTCATTTTCGCTTAACAAACTGGTTTGggatggatttttatttttttttaaataaggaggagggaaaaaaaataatcgaAAATTAATATCTTTTCCTTAGAAGTTTTCAGCCTATTGTCAGGCTCATATCCCCACTTCCCATACACTGATTTGAGCAACCAGAAAGTTAACTACAAAACAAATTGGCCGTGGCAAAAGAAGAGCTAAACTATATtgcaaaactgcattaaaatacCAACTATAGAGGCGCAAAAGACACCAATTGCTACAGATATCAACAAGCGGGCAAAACAAAATCCCCTGGCCCCATTTTAAATGCCTTTGCCAAATATTATTCCTATGTTTGTCCTACAAATGCCACCCCCTCACCGCAACAAACTACGCTGCCCATTTCCAGTTTTGTTGGGTGCTTACAAAGAAACTACGAAGGCAACAGCGAGGggattatttctttcaaaactccCCTGCCCGGACCTCTCTTTGCAAACTCTTGGAGAGTCTCAAACCGCAGCGAGAGCATCGCTGGCCCAAGAAGGTAGGAAAGCTGTAAGTTTGGTACAGCCAGACGCGACTGAATATACCACACGGTAAAACGTGGCTCGTCGCAGAGCCTGGGAAAGCCAAGCGCACTCAGATGTCGCCCAGCAAAAAAAGTTCGCATCGGTGGGCAGCGCTAAGCATGCAAGCACGCAGCTAAGAAGGGAAATCAGCAAGTAGATTAAAATAACTGCTAAAAATCGGCTTGTTTGGTGTTACAGCTTGTTAAGCAGCAAGCAAGCCAGCCAAGacaaaaaactttcagaaaaaaacattgtaaaagaagcaattttaaaaagtctcagtctcctggggatggggacatgggaaaCCCCGGCCAGGAGAGGAAAGGGCCCGGGCTGCACATCGCAGTGATGGAGCAGGGACAGCCCACGCGTGACCCAGCGCTGGGGCAGGACCCACCGGCCGAGCCCGCTGCGGCCGCGGGCGCCCAGGCCCCTCCACGGGGGCTTCTTCGGAGCAGGGACCGGCGTGTCCTTCGCACGGTGCCGACACGCTGCTCTGGGGGATTTCTGCACTTCAGTTTGAAACGCTTCAAGAATCCCCCGCGGGCACGGCCGGcccaaaaaataaatgaagattaaaaaaaattaaaaaaaagtgatgggAAGGGGAATCCAGCCGTGCGCCCCGAGGCAAagcccccgccgcctccccgcgcAGCCCGCGGGGGTCCCGCCGGTCCAGCCCCGCAGCGAGCGGGGTCCGGAGCCCGGCGCGGAGCGCAGCGGTGCCCCGTGGGGGGGATGcgcggcgcggagcggagccCCGCAGGGGGGATGCGCGGCGCGGGACTCACCGCCAGAGCTTGCCCAGGGTCTTGCTGAGCTCGGCGTTGTGCAGATGCGGGTACTGGTCGGCCAGCTTCCTGCGGGCGGCCTGCGCCCACACCATGAAGGCGTTCATGGGCCGCTTGACGTGCGGCTTGGCCTTGAGCGATCCGTTGCCGCGGACGGGCATCGGCACCAGGCTCCAGTCGTAGCCCTTCAGCACCTGCGAGACGGCGTCGCGGATGCAGGCGGGGAAGCGCTCGTCCACCTCGGCCGCGTCCACCTTGGGGCCGAGCGGTgcggcgccgggcgggcgcggggcgggcgcgggggcgCAGCCCAGACCCTCGGAGCCGGCGGGGGAGAGCGGCGAGTCGGAGTCCGAGTCCACGTGGGACATGGAGCTGGTGGTGCCCGCGGGGCTGCACGGAGCCTCCAGCGCTTTGTCGTGCTCCTCGGTCATGTTGAGCATTGGTGGCTGCGGGaaggggggggacagggggcgAGGGGTAGAGCCGCCCCGGGGGCGAGGACGGGCCCGGGCGGAGCGGCGGGAGCCGCGCACCCTTCCGCGGGCGCCCGAAGAGCgagaaaaagatttaaaaaataaaaaaaaatctagaagaataaaaataaaagacacaaaGGCGCGAAAATCCGCCGAAAAACAGAGAACAACCAACGCCAGTCCTGCTGCCGTCCCGTGCCggcgccccgctccgcgccgctccgcgccccgcgcccggcccgccgccgcgctccaCCTCCAGTGCCGGACGCGGCCCCTGGCGACAAGTCACTTTAAGGGGAGGGCAGGCGGCCCCGCCTCCGGCGCCGCTCCCTATTGGTGGAGAGGAGGGCTCATTTACATAAGGGGCGGGGCGCCCCGCCACCGGCGCCGCGCTGCGCGCCCGCCGCACTCCCGCCGCTCCACGGCCCggacccgccgccgccgggaggTCCCGCTGCCcggggggcggcccggccgcGGAAGGGGCCCTTCTGCGGCTTGTGTGGGGTTCCCCCCTACTTTTTGCGCTGCAAATTGTCTGGGGGGCTTCGCCGCACCGCGGTACTGGCGGGGACGCGTTTTATACCCCCGGCGTGCGGAGCGCACCCCCGTCttgggagagggggggaagCGAGTGCGGGGCGacccggggctgcggggctcgGCGGCGGGATGCTGAGCCCTTTTCCAAGCCCCGTGGGACAGGGCTGCCGCGGCGAGGAGGTGCGGAGCGGCGCCGGGACGAGGCGGCAGCAGCCGCTTCCCGAGGCTCCGGTCCGGCGGGACGCACCGGGCGGTCCGTGCCCTGGTGATAGCTGGTTACTTTTTAAGTCCCCCTTTCTGAGGGGGCTTCTGGGGGGCTCGGTGCGTGGCAGAAGCACGGGTGTGTCCCGGTTGCAAGCGGGGCCGGAGCTGCCCGTGTGCCCCTGCAGCTGGTGCAGCCCTCCGGCAGCCGAGCCCCGGTGCCCCGGGGCCGCTGTGCGCTCCCCGCATCCCCGAGCGCATCGTTTCTCCCCGCTCTCTCCAACGGGCAAATAACGGAGGAAAGCGGCGAATTGCTGGAAAGAACCGAAACGAGCCCCTTCGCGCCCCGTCTCGCCTCTCcgctctccccgcagccttccCACCTCCGGGCTCGGTCCCGGGCACCGGGGAACCTCCCCGGGAGGGCAGAGCGGGGCTACCCTGGCCGCGTCCCGCCCGACACCGGCGGCTTTGCACCGTCCGCAGGAGGATGCGGTACCTCGGGGTGAGCTTTTgggtcgggggggggggtcggtTTGCCCGCAAAAATCTCCCCCCCGTCAGCTCCGGATGCGGGAGAGCCCGGTGCGGGGCTGCGCGGCTCCTCCGCAAAATCCCCCTTTTAAAAAGATGTGCCTGCTCGAGCCGGAGGGCTGCCCCGCTCCAAGCCAGCCCTGGTTTTGCAGCATTTATTTGGAGCATTTGATTCCAATTATCCGCGGAATCCAGCCTTCTAATTGcgactggaaaaaaaagcaactcccCAAATTCCAGTTTTATCCGCtgcttccccccagccc
This window encodes:
- the SOX8 gene encoding transcription factor SOX-8, encoding MLNMTEEHDKALEAPCSPAGTTSSMSHVDSDSDSPLSPAGSEGLGCAPAPAPRPPGAAPLGPKVDAAEVDERFPACIRDAVSQVLKGYDWSLVPMPVRGNGSLKAKPHVKRPMNAFMVWAQAARRKLADQYPHLHNAELSKTLGKLWRLLSENEKRPFVEEAERLRVQHKKDHPDYKYQPRRRKSVKAGQSDSDSGAELNHHAGTQIYKADSGLGGMADSHHHGDHTGQTHGPPTPPTTPKTDLHHGSKQELKHEGRRLVESGRQNIDFSNVDISELSSEVINNMETFDVHEFDQYLPLNGHAAMPADHGPNAAAGSYGASYSHSATGTGGTNQVWTHKSPASASPSSTDSGQQRPHIKTEQLSPSHYSDQSHGSPAHSDYGSYSAQACATTASTATAAASFSSSQCDYTDLQSSNYYNPYPGYPSSIYQYPYFHSSRRPYATPILNGLSIPPAHSPTANWDQPVYTTLTRP